The following proteins are co-located in the Pedobacter sp. FW305-3-2-15-E-R2A2 genome:
- a CDS encoding metallophosphoesterase family protein has protein sequence MKKIGLISDTHGFLDDAVFKHFDECDEIWHAGDFGPDVADRLAAFKPLKGVYGNIDGKEIRSEFPEHLRFNCEKVDVWMTHIGGYPGKYAPNVKGEIYTKPPMLFIAGHSHILKVMFDKKINCLHINPGAAGNSGWHRVKTLIRFCISDEKIHTLEAIEIGNR, from the coding sequence TTGAAAAAAATAGGACTCATTTCCGATACGCACGGTTTTCTTGACGATGCGGTTTTTAAACATTTTGATGAATGCGATGAAATATGGCATGCGGGCGACTTTGGCCCCGATGTTGCCGATCGATTAGCTGCCTTTAAACCGCTTAAAGGAGTTTATGGGAATATTGATGGAAAAGAAATCCGTTCAGAATTCCCGGAACACCTGCGTTTTAACTGCGAAAAGGTCGATGTCTGGATGACCCATATCGGTGGATATCCGGGAAAATATGCGCCTAATGTAAAGGGTGAAATATACACTAAGCCCCCAATGTTGTTTATTGCAGGGCACTCTCATATTCTAAAAGTGATGTTTGATAAAAAGATTAATTGTTTGCATATAAATCCCGGTGCAGCGGGAAATTCGGGATGGCACCGGGTGAAAACATTAATTAGATTTTGTATTTCGGATGAAAAAATCCATACCTTAGAGGCCATAGAAATAGGAAATAGATAA
- a CDS encoding S46 family peptidase produces MKKTVYLLLCALVFSFANTVKADEGMWLPMLIGKNYEQMKKQGFKLTAKDLYNANGSSLKDAIVHFGGFCTGEIVSDKGLIFTNHHCGYDAIASNSTAQNNILDNGFYAKNYGEEKPIDGLFVRFLLKMEDVTDKVEAATKGLKGAEKASKMTEAFTAIAKAAITGPTIEANVKDFYKSNQFILFVYERFDDVRLVGAPPQNIGKFGGDTDNWEWPRQTGDFSVFRVYAGKDNKPVKYSTENVPYAPKKFLPVSIKGVKNGDFSIVYGYPGRTDRYLTSYGVDLATEKVSPTIVKLRDIRLKAWKQEMDKSVDTRLKLSSQYANIANYWKYFIGQTEQLKRLKVADSKRKEEKAFTEWAAQKTEFAGLMDQYAQIYKDIDPISVQRTYINEGFMASGWVPTAIGIGRAWSAMDQKKGDAAFAEKVKSGINTTIAGYEETYVEAADKKIFAKILAAFYNDVPTKSQPKFFAEIAEKYWTGNPETTFEKYADYLWENSNFIKPEKLKKFIASNPSLDAIKADPGYKYAVNLLPADYVKANFGSLVADFETKKAELDNLYLKAILEKNAGKIMYPDANSTMRLSYGNVQDYSPKDGMSYKTTTTIEGIMQKYVPGDSEFDLPANLIENYNKKNFGQYGNDGTLTVGFITNNDITGGNSGSPVINGNGELIGLAFDGNWEAMSGDIAFDKKFKRTICVDVRYVLWCIDVLGGAKNIIDELDIRRDGVAPKKAAAAKKK; encoded by the coding sequence ATGAAAAAAACAGTTTATCTGTTGCTGTGTGCATTGGTGTTTTCCTTTGCGAATACAGTTAAAGCAGATGAAGGGATGTGGCTCCCGATGCTGATAGGAAAGAACTATGAGCAAATGAAGAAACAAGGCTTTAAGCTAACAGCAAAAGACCTGTACAATGCAAATGGTTCCAGTCTGAAAGATGCCATCGTTCATTTTGGTGGTTTCTGTACCGGTGAGATCGTTTCTGATAAAGGGCTAATCTTTACGAATCACCACTGTGGTTATGATGCAATCGCTTCTAACTCTACCGCTCAAAACAACATTCTTGACAATGGTTTCTACGCAAAGAACTATGGTGAGGAAAAACCTATTGACGGCTTATTCGTTCGTTTCCTGCTAAAAATGGAAGATGTAACGGATAAAGTGGAAGCTGCAACCAAAGGATTGAAAGGTGCAGAGAAAGCTTCAAAAATGACCGAAGCATTTACTGCAATTGCTAAAGCTGCAATAACAGGCCCGACAATTGAAGCAAACGTGAAAGATTTTTATAAATCAAACCAGTTTATCCTGTTTGTTTATGAACGCTTTGATGATGTTCGTCTGGTAGGAGCACCTCCTCAAAACATTGGTAAATTTGGTGGCGATACGGACAACTGGGAATGGCCTCGTCAGACCGGTGATTTCTCTGTATTCAGAGTATATGCCGGTAAAGACAATAAACCCGTAAAATATAGCACGGAAAACGTTCCTTATGCACCTAAAAAATTCCTTCCGGTTTCAATCAAAGGAGTGAAAAATGGTGACTTCTCTATCGTTTATGGTTACCCTGGACGTACAGACAGATACCTGACTTCTTATGGTGTAGATCTGGCGACTGAAAAAGTAAGCCCTACGATCGTTAAGCTTCGTGATATCCGCCTGAAAGCCTGGAAACAGGAAATGGATAAAAGCGTAGATACACGCCTTAAATTGTCTTCACAGTACGCAAACATCGCGAATTACTGGAAATACTTTATCGGTCAGACAGAACAGTTGAAAAGACTTAAAGTTGCAGACTCGAAAAGAAAAGAAGAAAAAGCATTTACCGAATGGGCAGCTCAGAAAACTGAATTTGCCGGCCTGATGGATCAATATGCTCAAATCTATAAAGACATCGATCCGATCTCTGTACAACGTACTTACATCAATGAAGGCTTTATGGCTTCAGGATGGGTGCCAACTGCTATCGGTATCGGTCGCGCATGGTCTGCCATGGATCAGAAAAAAGGAGATGCTGCCTTCGCCGAAAAAGTGAAATCGGGAATCAACACGACCATCGCTGGTTACGAAGAAACTTATGTGGAAGCTGCGGATAAAAAGATCTTCGCTAAGATCCTTGCGGCTTTCTACAATGATGTCCCTACAAAATCACAGCCTAAATTCTTCGCGGAAATCGCAGAGAAATACTGGACAGGAAACCCGGAAACAACTTTCGAGAAGTACGCAGATTACCTATGGGAAAATAGTAATTTCATCAAACCGGAGAAACTGAAGAAATTCATCGCTTCAAACCCAAGTCTTGATGCCATCAAAGCAGATCCAGGATACAAATATGCCGTAAACCTGCTTCCTGCAGATTATGTAAAAGCAAACTTCGGCTCTTTAGTGGCTGATTTTGAAACAAAAAAAGCGGAATTGGATAACCTTTACCTGAAAGCAATCCTGGAGAAAAACGCCGGAAAAATCATGTATCCTGATGCAAACTCTACCATGAGGTTGTCGTACGGAAATGTACAGGACTATTCTCCAAAAGATGGGATGTCGTATAAAACAACGACCACAATCGAAGGAATCATGCAGAAATATGTTCCCGGAGATAGTGAGTTTGACCTTCCTGCAAACCTGATCGAAAACTACAATAAAAAGAACTTCGGCCAATATGGTAACGATGGTACTTTAACAGTAGGCTTTATTACCAATAATGACATTACTGGTGGTAACTCCGGTTCTCCTGTGATCAATGGTAACGGTGAACTGATCGGTCTTGCTTTCGATGGTAACTGGGAAGCAATGAGCGGTGATATCGCTTTTGATAAGAAATTTAAAAGAACAATCTGTGTGGATGTACGCTATGTATTGTGGTGTATTGATGTACTGGGTGGTGCTAAAAACATTATCGATGAATTGGATATCAGAAGAGATGGAGTAGCTCCTAAGAAAGCTGCTGCTGCTAAAAAGAAGTAA
- a CDS encoding methyltransferase, translating to MKINTDGVLLAAVVLHSNPRFVLDIGTGTGVIALMLAQRFPDANVDAVEIDESAANAAVGNFARSSFSERTRAHFSAIEDYVTERKYNLIVSNPPYFVNDLKNPEIRKGIARHTDAQFFESLLSKVSEMMNEGGRFWVILPVKQAELLVQSAAAFNLSLHKQIDICSDERKPVIRQVICLSALKETTERETFYIYESKGVYTDAYRLLLKDFFLAF from the coding sequence ATGAAGATCAATACGGACGGCGTGTTGCTGGCGGCGGTTGTGTTGCACTCCAATCCGCGTTTTGTACTCGATATCGGTACAGGTACCGGAGTGATTGCTTTGATGTTGGCTCAGCGATTTCCTGATGCCAATGTAGATGCCGTAGAGATTGATGAATCTGCTGCAAATGCCGCCGTAGGGAATTTTGCAAGATCTAGCTTTTCTGAACGCACCAGGGCTCATTTCAGCGCCATAGAAGATTATGTCACCGAGCGAAAGTACAACCTTATTGTTTCCAACCCTCCGTATTTTGTAAATGATCTCAAAAACCCTGAAATAAGAAAGGGGATTGCAAGGCATACAGATGCACAGTTTTTTGAATCCTTACTGAGTAAGGTTTCAGAGATGATGAATGAGGGAGGGCGTTTCTGGGTGATTTTACCGGTTAAGCAGGCGGAATTGCTGGTGCAAAGTGCGGCCGCTTTTAACTTATCGCTCCATAAACAGATTGACATTTGTTCCGACGAGCGTAAACCTGTCATCCGTCAGGTCATTTGCCTGTCTGCATTAAAAGAGACAACCGAAAGAGAAACATTTTATATCTATGAATCGAAAGGGGTATATACCGATGCTTACCGTTTGTTGTTAAAAGATTTCTTTCTTGCCTTCTGA
- a CDS encoding AIR synthase related protein: protein MSDNRYNQRGVSASKEDVHQAIKNIDKGIFPQAFCKIIPDILGNDDAFCNIMHADGAGTKSSLAYVYWKETGDLSVWKGIAQDAIIMNIDDLICVGATDQILLSSTIGRNKNLIPGEVIAAIINGTEEILAELREMGISIYSTGGETADVGDLVRTIIVDSTVTCRIERDKIISNDKIQAGDVIVGLSSYGQASYETEYNGGMGSNGLTSARHDVFEKSIANNYPESFDPSVPFDLVFSGGKKLTDLIRIDEETEITAGKLVLSPTRTYAPVIKKVLEAHRDQIHGIVHCSGGAQTKVLHFVNDDVHVIKDNLFPIPPLFQLIQEQSGTDWKEMYKVFNMGHRMELYVPEAIAQEIIAISESFNIEAQIIGRVESSAQKQVTIESEKGTFVYN, encoded by the coding sequence ATGAGTGATAACAGGTACAACCAACGTGGCGTTTCTGCGTCAAAAGAAGATGTGCACCAAGCCATCAAGAATATAGATAAAGGTATTTTTCCGCAAGCCTTCTGTAAAATCATCCCCGATATACTGGGAAATGATGATGCATTTTGCAACATTATGCATGCAGACGGAGCAGGCACAAAATCATCTCTGGCCTATGTTTACTGGAAAGAAACAGGCGATCTTTCTGTATGGAAAGGAATTGCTCAGGATGCCATCATCATGAATATTGATGACCTCATCTGTGTAGGTGCAACAGACCAGATCCTTTTATCCTCTACCATTGGCCGTAACAAGAACCTGATTCCAGGAGAAGTGATTGCAGCGATCATCAATGGCACGGAAGAAATCCTTGCAGAATTAAGGGAAATGGGAATTTCCATTTACTCTACCGGTGGTGAGACTGCTGATGTTGGCGACCTTGTTCGTACCATCATTGTTGACTCTACGGTAACCTGCAGAATTGAAAGAGACAAAATTATCAGCAATGATAAGATCCAGGCGGGCGATGTCATTGTAGGACTTTCTTCTTACGGACAGGCCAGCTATGAAACTGAATATAATGGCGGAATGGGTTCTAATGGATTAACCTCTGCCAGACATGATGTTTTCGAAAAATCTATTGCGAATAACTATCCTGAAAGTTTTGATCCATCTGTTCCTTTTGACCTGGTATTTTCAGGAGGCAAAAAACTAACTGATCTGATCAGAATTGATGAAGAGACGGAGATTACCGCAGGGAAGTTGGTACTTTCCCCTACCCGTACCTATGCTCCTGTTATTAAAAAGGTATTGGAAGCACACAGAGATCAGATTCATGGTATTGTACATTGCAGTGGTGGTGCTCAGACTAAGGTTCTTCACTTTGTGAACGATGATGTACATGTAATTAAAGACAATCTATTTCCTATTCCTCCCTTGTTCCAGTTGATTCAGGAGCAGTCGGGCACAGATTGGAAAGAAATGTATAAGGTATTTAATATGGGGCACAGAATGGAATTGTATGTTCCTGAAGCTATTGCACAGGAGATTATAGCGATATCTGAAAGTTTTAATATTGAAGCACAGATTATTGGCCGTGTGGAATCATCTGCACAGAAACAAGTAACGATAGAAAGCGAAAAAGGAACGTTTGTATATAACTAA
- a CDS encoding helix-turn-helix domain-containing protein, producing MPDLKKRSECPISSSLDIWGDKWSLLIVRDLMFSKQCTYGDFLKSDEKIATNILASRLQMLEENDVITKQDHPDSKAKVLYKLTKKGVDLLPLMIEINLWADKYFTLPTERREMLEEVKKDKEAFITEKVMELLKHTA from the coding sequence ATGCCTGATTTAAAAAAGCGGTCTGAATGCCCTATTAGCAGCTCATTAGATATATGGGGAGACAAATGGTCATTACTTATTGTTAGAGATTTAATGTTTTCTAAACAATGTACTTATGGGGACTTTCTAAAATCTGACGAAAAAATAGCGACGAACATTTTGGCTTCTCGATTACAGATGCTGGAAGAGAATGACGTAATTACGAAGCAAGACCATCCAGATAGCAAGGCCAAAGTTTTATATAAACTAACAAAAAAAGGCGTTGATCTGCTCCCTTTAATGATCGAAATAAATTTATGGGCTGATAAATATTTTACGCTTCCAACAGAAAGAAGAGAAATGCTTGAAGAAGTAAAAAAAGACAAGGAAGCGTTTATAACGGAGAAAGTAATGGAGTTGCTAAAGCATACAGCCTAA
- the rnhA gene encoding ribonuclease HI, with product MIEIFTDGAASGNPGPGGYGVILRSGNHYKELSGGFRMTTNNRMELLAVIEGLNALKTPGQDVTVVSDSKYVVDSVEKKWVFGWVKTGFKGKKNKDLWIRFLNVYKLHNVKFVWIKGHNAHPENERCDVLAVAAGKNRAALAIDFEFEKERDKPTLL from the coding sequence ATGATTGAAATTTTTACTGACGGAGCAGCAAGTGGAAATCCCGGACCAGGAGGTTACGGCGTGATTTTACGCTCGGGCAACCACTATAAGGAATTGAGTGGTGGCTTCCGCATGACTACCAACAACAGAATGGAGCTCCTGGCGGTTATAGAGGGCTTAAATGCCTTAAAAACACCCGGCCAAGATGTTACTGTGGTTTCGGATTCTAAATATGTGGTGGACTCTGTGGAGAAGAAATGGGTATTTGGATGGGTAAAGACGGGCTTTAAAGGAAAGAAGAACAAAGACCTCTGGATTCGTTTCCTGAATGTATATAAGTTACACAACGTAAAATTCGTATGGATCAAAGGTCACAACGCCCATCCGGAGAATGAGCGTTGCGATGTATTGGCAGTAGCCGCAGGTAAGAACCGGGCTGCACTTGCTATTGACTTTGAATTTGAAAAAGAAAGAGATAAGCCAACCTTATTATAA
- a CDS encoding glutamine synthetase III, whose protein sequence is MKSLRTIALKEAQSRISPEVKSPSTKISEFFGVNVFDKKKMKDFLSKEVFEKLISSIDQGELINHEDANHIATAMKSWAMAKGATHYTHWFQPLTGSTAEKHDAFFEPSKDGAIEVFAGSALVQQEPDASSFPNGGIRNTFEARGYTAWDPSSPAFIMESKAGKTLCIPTVFVAYTGEALDYKAPLLKALSALDKAAVDVCQYFDKSITKVNASLGIEQEYFLVDLALYNARPDLALTGRALFGHMSAKGQQLEDHYFGSIPERVFTYMVDFENEALKLGIPLKTRHNEVAPSQFECAPIYEEINLAIDHNQLLMDLMEKVALRHNFKVLLHEKPYAGINGSGKHNNWSLITDTGKNLLSPGKTPKNNLMFLTFFVNTIKAVHEHADLLRASIASVSNDHRLGANEAPPAIISIFLGSQLADVLDEIESSRSIIKKVKSEDSLWLGIPKIPQISFDTTDRNRTSPFAFTGNKFELRAVGSSENSSAPMTVLNAIVADQLNKFKVEVDKLIKKGEKKDVALLTIIKKYLKESKDIRFEGNGYSQEWEEEAARRGLSNIKTTPKALDAYLTEKTAELFTNTNVFSTRELHARHEILLESYFKKLQIEARVIGEVANSMIIPATIAYQNTLIENAKGLKDLGLGKDALETPLAIINKVSEHLGILKTNIDKMLEERKKTNAIEDSRDKAIGYDENVKSYFDTIRYHTDKLEQIVDDSVWPLPKFRELLFLK, encoded by the coding sequence ATGAAAAGCTTAAGAACAATTGCATTAAAAGAGGCGCAATCAAGAATTTCACCGGAAGTAAAGTCTCCTTCGACTAAGATTTCTGAGTTTTTTGGCGTTAATGTTTTCGATAAGAAAAAAATGAAAGATTTCTTATCAAAAGAAGTGTTTGAGAAATTGATTTCGTCCATTGACCAGGGCGAGTTAATCAACCATGAGGATGCCAATCACATCGCTACAGCCATGAAAAGCTGGGCAATGGCTAAAGGTGCAACACACTATACTCACTGGTTTCAGCCATTAACAGGATCTACTGCTGAAAAACATGACGCTTTCTTTGAGCCAAGTAAAGATGGTGCAATTGAAGTATTCGCAGGAAGTGCATTGGTTCAGCAAGAGCCGGATGCATCCAGCTTCCCTAACGGAGGAATCCGCAATACTTTCGAGGCCCGCGGATATACTGCATGGGATCCTTCTTCTCCAGCTTTCATTATGGAAAGCAAAGCCGGTAAAACGCTTTGTATTCCTACAGTATTTGTGGCCTATACTGGTGAAGCTTTAGATTATAAAGCACCACTATTAAAAGCGCTTTCTGCTTTAGATAAAGCAGCAGTTGATGTTTGTCAGTATTTCGATAAAAGCATCACTAAAGTAAATGCATCTTTAGGTATTGAGCAGGAATATTTCCTGGTTGACCTTGCTTTATATAATGCACGTCCGGATCTTGCCTTAACAGGCCGTGCCCTATTCGGACACATGTCTGCAAAAGGACAACAATTAGAAGATCACTATTTCGGATCAATTCCTGAGCGTGTATTTACCTATATGGTTGATTTTGAAAACGAAGCCCTGAAATTAGGTATTCCTTTGAAAACACGCCACAATGAGGTAGCTCCATCTCAGTTTGAATGCGCTCCGATCTACGAAGAAATCAACCTTGCAATTGACCACAATCAGTTGTTGATGGACTTAATGGAAAAAGTTGCCTTAAGACATAATTTCAAAGTTTTATTACATGAGAAACCATATGCAGGTATCAACGGATCAGGTAAACACAACAACTGGTCATTGATCACTGATACTGGTAAAAACTTATTATCACCAGGAAAAACGCCTAAAAACAACTTAATGTTTTTAACGTTCTTCGTAAATACCATCAAAGCAGTTCACGAACATGCAGATTTACTAAGAGCAAGTATTGCTTCTGTAAGTAACGATCACCGTCTGGGTGCTAACGAAGCTCCACCGGCAATCATTTCGATCTTCCTTGGTTCACAACTTGCTGATGTATTAGATGAGATCGAATCTTCACGCAGCATCATTAAAAAAGTGAAAAGCGAAGATTCACTATGGTTAGGTATTCCTAAGATCCCACAGATCTCTTTCGATACTACCGACCGTAACCGTACTTCTCCGTTTGCTTTCACAGGAAACAAATTTGAGCTTAGAGCGGTAGGTTCTTCTGAAAACTCTTCTGCTCCAATGACTGTTTTAAATGCAATCGTTGCTGATCAGCTGAATAAATTCAAGGTTGAAGTAGACAAACTGATCAAAAAAGGAGAGAAAAAAGATGTGGCTTTATTAACCATCATCAAAAAATACCTTAAAGAATCTAAAGACATCCGTTTTGAAGGAAATGGTTACAGTCAGGAGTGGGAAGAAGAAGCTGCAAGACGTGGCCTTTCAAACATCAAGACTACACCTAAAGCTTTAGATGCTTACCTGACAGAAAAAACTGCAGAGCTGTTCACCAATACCAATGTATTCAGCACACGCGAGTTACATGCACGTCATGAGATCTTACTGGAAAGCTATTTCAAGAAACTTCAGATCGAAGCAAGGGTAATCGGTGAGGTAGCAAACAGCATGATCATTCCTGCAACAATTGCTTACCAAAATACCTTGATTGAGAATGCAAAAGGATTGAAAGACCTTGGTCTGGGTAAAGATGCATTGGAAACTCCTCTAGCGATCATTAATAAAGTTTCAGAGCATTTGGGTATCCTTAAAACCAATATCGATAAGATGCTGGAAGAACGTAAGAAAACCAATGCAATCGAAGATTCACGCGATAAAGCAATCGGTTATGATGAGAATGTTAAATCTTACTTCGACACCATCCGTTACCATACAGATAAGTTAGAACAAATTGTGGATGACAGCGTTTGGCCTCTACCTAAGTTCAGAGAATTGTTGTTTTTAAAATAA
- the fbp gene encoding class 1 fructose-bisphosphatase, which translates to MSGIKTLGQFIIEKQADFSYAKGELSRLLRDIGIASKIVNREVNKAGLVDILGDAGTVNIQGEGQKKLDVFANIQFISALTSGGECCIVATEEEDDFVRIDSPVSKNAKYIVCIDPLDGSSNIDCNVAVGTIFSIYRRKSVEGEATLEDVLQKGTQQVAAGYVIYGSSTMLVYTTGKGVNGFTLDPSIGEFCLSHPNMRIPDGGNIYSLNEGNYVHFPEGVKKYLKYVQVHDETTNRPYTSRYIGSMVGDIHRNLIKGGIYIYPTTASSPKGKLRLLYECNPMAFIVEQAGGVASDGFNRILDIEPTELHQRSSIFIGSKEMVNMAEDMMAEFSAEKNVNAVVPAKLDQAG; encoded by the coding sequence ATGTCAGGCATTAAAACACTAGGCCAATTTATAATTGAAAAACAAGCAGATTTCTCCTATGCAAAAGGAGAGCTCTCCAGATTGCTGAGGGACATAGGAATCGCATCAAAAATCGTGAACCGAGAGGTGAATAAAGCCGGTTTGGTGGATATTCTAGGCGATGCCGGAACGGTTAATATTCAGGGTGAAGGACAGAAAAAACTGGATGTATTTGCGAATATCCAATTCATCAGCGCACTGACCAGTGGCGGAGAATGCTGTATTGTAGCGACGGAAGAAGAGGATGATTTTGTGCGCATCGACTCCCCGGTCTCAAAAAATGCGAAATACATTGTCTGTATTGATCCCCTAGATGGTTCTTCAAATATTGATTGTAATGTAGCAGTTGGAACGATCTTCTCCATTTATCGCAGGAAATCTGTGGAAGGAGAGGCTACCCTGGAAGATGTATTGCAGAAAGGTACACAGCAGGTGGCTGCAGGTTACGTGATCTACGGTTCTTCAACCATGTTGGTATATACGACCGGAAAAGGTGTGAATGGCTTTACTTTAGACCCTTCCATAGGGGAGTTTTGCTTATCTCATCCAAATATGAGAATTCCTGATGGTGGTAATATCTATTCCTTAAACGAAGGTAACTATGTTCACTTCCCGGAAGGCGTAAAGAAATACTTAAAATATGTACAGGTTCATGATGAGACAACCAACAGACCTTATACTTCAAGGTATATTGGTTCAATGGTTGGTGACATTCATAGAAATCTGATTAAAGGCGGAATTTATATCTATCCGACGACGGCCAGCTCTCCAAAAGGGAAATTAAGGTTATTGTATGAATGTAATCCAATGGCTTTTATTGTTGAGCAGGCTGGTGGTGTGGCTTCAGATGGTTTTAACAGAATCCTGGATATCGAACCTACGGAATTACATCAGCGCAGTTCCATCTTTATCGGATCCAAAGAAATGGTAAATATGGCGGAAGATATGATGGCCGAATTTTCGGCAGAAAAGAATGTAAATGCCGTGGTTCCGGCAAAATTAGATCAGGCAGGATAA
- a CDS encoding MFS transporter, whose amino-acid sequence MALFRSLKSRNFKLFFYGQSISLIGTWMQKTAVSWLVYQLTGSALLLGVVGFVSLIPSLLLSPYAGSLVDRHNRYRIMVITQIASMMQAGTLAGIIFFGYHNILLIILLSLIQGIINAFDMTCRQSLMVEMVDDKEDLPNAIALNSTMVNFARIAGPAVAGIILSAFGTDFCFIGNFLSYIPVLICLFMMKLQITVMPKSEKSIWAELEEGFKYVSGDKDLSSMILILGMSSLFVMPFNTLMPMFAKDIFNGDARTFSWFESAAGLGSIGSAIYLANRKNSNGLIKMVAIAGVILGGSLLFLAYAPQLPFALFFMTLAGVGMMAQTSAINTYIQTHSIPEMRGRAISYYVMAYQGIIPIGSLLIGWAANLIGPRPAIFIEGTIGLTATVAFIIYRSKYSQRKTVSL is encoded by the coding sequence ATGGCATTATTCAGATCCCTCAAATCCCGCAACTTCAAACTGTTTTTTTATGGTCAATCTATTTCCCTGATCGGAACATGGATGCAGAAGACAGCGGTGAGCTGGCTGGTGTATCAGCTTACTGGATCTGCGTTATTATTGGGGGTAGTAGGATTTGTAAGCCTGATCCCTTCCTTATTGCTTTCTCCTTATGCAGGAAGCCTGGTCGACAGACATAACCGCTACCGGATCATGGTGATTACACAGATCGCATCGATGATGCAAGCGGGTACACTGGCAGGAATCATCTTTTTTGGATACCATAATATCTTATTGATCATCCTGCTGAGTCTGATCCAGGGGATCATTAATGCTTTTGACATGACCTGTCGCCAATCACTGATGGTGGAAATGGTGGATGATAAGGAAGACCTTCCAAATGCCATCGCACTAAATTCTACGATGGTGAACTTCGCCCGTATCGCCGGACCAGCAGTAGCAGGGATTATCCTGAGCGCCTTCGGTACCGATTTCTGTTTCATCGGGAACTTCCTGAGCTATATTCCTGTCCTGATCTGTTTGTTTATGATGAAACTCCAAATCACGGTAATGCCTAAATCTGAGAAAAGTATCTGGGCGGAGCTGGAAGAAGGGTTTAAATATGTATCCGGAGACAAAGACCTGAGCAGTATGATCCTGATCCTGGGCATGAGCAGCCTGTTCGTGATGCCTTTCAATACCTTGATGCCGATGTTCGCAAAAGACATCTTTAATGGGGATGCCAGGACTTTCAGCTGGTTTGAAAGTGCTGCAGGACTGGGCTCTATCGGGAGCGCAATATATTTGGCTAACCGCAAAAACAGCAATGGCCTGATCAAAATGGTGGCCATCGCAGGTGTGATTCTGGGTGGAAGTCTGCTGTTTCTGGCTTATGCACCGCAGTTGCCATTCGCTTTGTTCTTCATGACGCTGGCAGGGGTAGGTATGATGGCGCAGACTTCAGCGATCAATACTTATATACAAACACATTCCATTCCGGAGATGCGTGGCAGGGCGATCAGTTATTATGTGATGGCCTATCAGGGCATTATCCCGATAGGTAGCCTGCTGATCGGATGGGCAGCAAACCTGATTGGCCCCAGACCTGCCATCTTCATCGAAGGAACGATTGGCCTCACAGCAACAGTAGCTTTTATCATTTACAGGAGCAAATATTCCCAAAGAAAGACGGTTAGCTTATAA